In Bacteroidia bacterium, one genomic interval encodes:
- a CDS encoding transposase: protein MKIVNANMIYGKYGIYYLVKTGCQWRQLSNDFPQWQIVYYYYQRWQEQGVYDKVLEKIRNQTRVEMGQKADASTGIIDSQSVRSANNKSLMSIDGNKKVKGIKRHVEVDKNGWLLTVMVSVAHVHDSKAAELLMRKLKENHVGH, encoded by the coding sequence ATGAAAATCGTAAACGCAAACATGATTTACGGCAAGTATGGAATATATTATTTGGTAAAAACAGGCTGTCAATGGAGGCAATTATCCAATGATTTTCCACAGTGGCAGATAGTTTATTACTACTACCAAAGATGGCAAGAGCAGGGAGTATATGATAAAGTATTAGAAAAAATACGCAATCAAACCAGAGTTGAAATGGGTCAAAAAGCAGATGCAAGCACCGGCATAATAGATAGCCAAAGTGTACGCAGTGCCAACAACAAATCGCTCATGAGCATAGACGGCAATAAGAAAGTAAAGGGTATTAAACGGCATGTGGAGGTAGACAAAAATGGATGGTTACTTACGGTAATGGTAAGCGTTGCACATGTACATGACAGCAAAGCAGCCGAACTACTCATGCGCAAACTCAAAGAAAACCATGTGGGGCATTAA
- a CDS encoding tetratricopeptide repeat protein — translation MVRRSIYLVILFFPLLSLAQQTNIYTDVEWRYKSALDLLRKEKFSAAREEFTKALEEPISEAARQDAMYYIGLCAAELYHPDAEFLLTDFISKYPQSINVSFAHFQLGRIYYKQRKYRNAITHFEAVDVAYLKNDEVIEYYFKKGYSYFTRKDYDKAGKSLSQIINVESKYQTAAQYYNAHVEYSRNNNKAALEQFMKLKNSESFGPLVPLYITQIYFDQQKYDEALDYAIPALKAENTQNKTEITRIVAESFYRKGNFAKAITYFEDYTKNIPQTTRQEKYQVGFCYYMLKDYTKAIDYLKQVLNPKDKLAQNAYFHLADCFLKTDDKQGALTAFESASKMSYDPQIQEEAMFNYAKLAVDLNMQSSTIRVMNDFMTKYPKSEHKDEITELLATLYMQTRNYKEALAALDKIKNRTASGNAAYQKVAYYRAVELFNDHDYEQSIRLLNKAITTNIDPLIQAQAIYWKSEALYNQNKFDDAIKEYRIFIFTPAALKLGFYNRSNYDMGYCYYKKGNYKEAATWFRKYIASRGETDNSRYNDALVRIGDAYFMQRDFANAENFYSQAVGSKASSSDYSLFQRGIILGINGNNRAKADAMQQLISTYPKSNYADDAYFERAKALMVLDQDAEAELAYNKLISSFPASPYIKKSLLNKGLIYFNSKNDEKAIETFKQVVTKYPSTPESVEALNQIKNIYVAQGNPNAYFDYVKKIPNNAVSSGAQDSITYEAAEQRYMKGDYKNASNDFALYLSRFPNGTYLLNATFYKAECEYMAKDYVNALKGYETVNSATKNLFTERSLIRSSAIYYTQKNYDQALTAYQRLESNADYADNLLIAQTGSMRSYDKLKNCSQAIVYADKLLSNDKTDPSVISEARLIKARCSMEAKDYAAAAKEFNQIAKGSNSEVVAEAKYTLAFIQYKWGNYKESQKKCFEVIKQVPSYDFWIGKAFILLGDNYIALKDNFQAKQTYQSIIDNYEKNPSDPEDLKQIATEKLNALITTEGVPQPQQPKEEENNEN, via the coding sequence ATGGTCAGGCGAAGTATATATTTGGTGATATTGTTTTTTCCACTGTTGTCGTTGGCACAACAAACCAACATTTACACCGATGTGGAATGGCGTTATAAATCTGCATTGGATTTATTGCGTAAAGAAAAATTCAGTGCAGCACGTGAGGAGTTTACAAAAGCTTTGGAAGAACCAATTTCTGAAGCAGCACGTCAGGATGCAATGTATTATATTGGTCTGTGTGCAGCAGAGTTATATCATCCTGATGCAGAATTTTTGCTGACAGATTTTATTAGTAAATATCCGCAGAGTATTAATGTTTCATTCGCACATTTTCAACTTGGGCGAATTTATTATAAGCAGCGGAAGTATCGAAACGCCATCACTCATTTTGAAGCGGTGGATGTTGCCTATCTGAAAAATGATGAAGTGATTGAATATTATTTTAAGAAGGGTTATAGTTATTTCACACGTAAGGACTATGATAAGGCAGGTAAAAGTTTATCGCAGATCATCAATGTTGAATCCAAATATCAGACAGCGGCACAATATTACAATGCACATGTAGAGTATTCAAGAAATAATAATAAAGCTGCATTGGAACAATTTATGAAACTGAAAAATTCAGAATCATTTGGTCCCTTGGTGCCTTTGTATATCACACAAATTTATTTTGATCAGCAGAAGTATGATGAAGCACTTGACTATGCAATACCGGCCTTAAAAGCAGAAAACACTCAAAACAAAACAGAAATTACCAGAATTGTTGCGGAGTCATTTTATCGTAAGGGAAACTTTGCAAAAGCAATCACTTATTTTGAAGACTACACTAAAAATATACCGCAAACCACAAGACAGGAAAAATATCAGGTCGGTTTTTGCTACTACATGCTTAAAGACTATACAAAGGCAATTGATTATCTCAAGCAGGTGCTAAACCCCAAAGACAAGCTGGCGCAGAACGCCTATTTTCATCTCGCAGACTGTTTCCTGAAAACTGACGATAAACAAGGTGCGTTAACAGCTTTTGAATCTGCATCGAAGATGAGTTATGATCCACAAATACAGGAAGAGGCTATGTTTAACTATGCAAAACTTGCTGTTGACCTTAACATGCAGTCATCAACTATCAGGGTGATGAATGATTTTATGACTAAGTATCCAAAGTCTGAACATAAGGATGAGATAACAGAATTGCTGGCAACGCTCTATATGCAGACAAGGAACTATAAAGAAGCATTAGCTGCATTGGATAAAATTAAAAACCGAACTGCATCTGGAAATGCAGCCTACCAGAAAGTGGCCTATTACCGTGCCGTTGAATTATTCAACGACCACGATTATGAACAGTCAATCAGGTTACTCAATAAGGCAATAACAACCAACATAGATCCGCTCATTCAGGCACAGGCAATTTATTGGAAATCGGAAGCATTGTACAATCAAAATAAATTTGATGATGCTATAAAAGAGTATCGCATATTTATTTTCACACCTGCAGCATTGAAGCTAGGTTTTTATAATCGCTCAAATTACGATATGGGCTATTGTTATTACAAGAAAGGAAATTATAAAGAAGCAGCAACATGGTTTCGAAAGTACATTGCATCAAGGGGTGAGACTGACAACAGTCGTTATAATGATGCATTGGTACGTATAGGAGATGCCTATTTTATGCAACGCGATTTTGCTAATGCAGAAAATTTTTACTCACAGGCAGTAGGATCAAAGGCTTCTTCTTCAGATTACTCATTGTTTCAGAGAGGAATCATTCTGGGAATTAATGGTAACAACAGAGCAAAAGCTGATGCCATGCAGCAATTGATTTCTACTTATCCAAAATCTAATTATGCCGATGATGCTTATTTTGAAAGAGCTAAAGCATTGATGGTTCTCGATCAGGATGCTGAAGCAGAGTTAGCTTATAATAAACTCATTAGTTCGTTTCCTGCCAGTCCATATATCAAAAAATCATTGCTCAATAAAGGTCTTATTTATTTCAATAGTAAAAATGATGAAAAAGCAATTGAAACCTTTAAACAGGTTGTTACAAAGTACCCTTCAACACCGGAGTCGGTAGAAGCTTTAAATCAGATTAAAAATATTTATGTAGCTCAGGGAAATCCCAATGCATATTTCGATTATGTAAAGAAAATCCCCAATAATGCAGTCAGCAGTGGCGCACAAGATTCCATAACTTATGAAGCAGCAGAACAACGCTATATGAAAGGTGATTATAAAAATGCTTCAAATGACTTTGCGCTGTATTTGTCGCGTTTTCCTAATGGCACATACCTATTGAATGCAACTTTTTATAAAGCAGAGTGTGAGTATATGGCTAAAGATTATGTTAACGCACTAAAAGGCTATGAAACGGTAAACAGTGCAACAAAGAATTTATTTACTGAACGTTCACTCATCCGATCATCGGCTATTTATTATACACAGAAAAATTATGATCAGGCACTTACTGCCTATCAGCGTTTAGAGTCTAATGCCGATTATGCAGACAACCTGCTGATAGCACAGACAGGTTCAATGAGAAGTTACGATAAATTGAAAAACTGCAGTCAGGCAATTGTGTATGCCGATAAACTTTTGTCGAATGATAAGACAGATCCATCGGTTATCTCAGAAGCACGACTGATTAAGGCGCGTTGTTCTATGGAAGCTAAAGATTACGCTGCGGCAGCTAAGGAGTTTAACCAGATTGCGAAAGGAAGCAACAGTGAGGTTGTGGCAGAAGCTAAATATACACTGGCATTTATTCAATACAAGTGGGGCAACTATAAAGAGTCGCAGAAAAAATGTTTTGAAGTGATAAAACAAGTCCCTTCTTACGATTTCTGGATTGGCAAAGCGTTTATTCTATTAGGTGATAATTACATTGCACTGAAAGATAATTTTCAGGCAAAGCAAACCTATCAGAGCATAATTGATAATTACGAAAAAAATCCATCAGACCCTGAAGACCTGAAGCAAATTGCAACAGAAAAACTCAATGCACTGATAACAACAGAGGGTGTTCCTCAGCCACAGCAACCTAAGGAGGAGGAAAACAATGAAAACTAA
- a CDS encoding transposase — MRTKEETSFKPLPMRWVIERTFSWFDNDRRLCRNYELLFDSAESMVKLSAIKLLLNKT; from the coding sequence ATGAGAACAAAAGAAGAAACCAGTTTTAAACCATTACCCATGCGATGGGTAATAGAGAGAACATTTTCCTGGTTTGACAACGACAGAAGGCTTTGCAGAAATTACGAACTTCTATTTGACTCGGCTGAATCAATGGTTAAATTATCTGCAATAAAATTATTATTGAATAAAACATAA
- the tsaE gene encoding tRNA (adenosine(37)-N6)-threonylcarbamoyltransferase complex ATPase subunit type 1 TsaE, which yields MSEHVFVCSSPDELSNVAKQILEVIGERKIVLFKGEMGAGKTTLIKALCSQLNVTDNVSSPTFSIVNEYHSAIEVIYHFDFYRINNLREVYDMGYEEYFFSGHRCFVEWPEKIEGIINFDYILVQVEAKNEIRTIIVTI from the coding sequence ATGAGTGAGCATGTTTTTGTTTGTAGTTCTCCGGATGAGTTAAGTAATGTAGCAAAACAAATTCTTGAAGTAATTGGAGAAAGAAAAATAGTTTTGTTTAAAGGCGAGATGGGAGCAGGTAAGACAACTCTTATTAAAGCATTATGCAGTCAACTCAATGTTACTGACAATGTAAGCAGCCCAACATTTTCAATCGTAAACGAATATCATTCTGCCATTGAAGTGATATATCATTTTGACTTTTACAGAATCAATAACCTGAGAGAAGTTTATGATATGGGCTATGAAGAATATTTTTTCAGTGGGCACCGTTGCTTTGTTGAATGGCCTGAAAAAATTGAAGGCATTATAAATTTCGACTATATACTTGTGCAAGTGGAGGCGAAAAACGAAATTCGCACCATAATTGTTACGATATGA
- a CDS encoding PglZ domain-containing protein: MEKQRILWADDEIDLLRPHILFLNDKGYETVTANSGTDALEIFKKELFDIVFLDENMPGLSGIETMLRIKSINSNIPVVLITKSEEESIMEDAIGSQIADYLIKPVNPNQILLSLKKNLDNKRLISEKTNTQYQQEFRQIGMMLGDRLGHAEWAELYKKLVYWELQLDKVRDESMSEILIQQKEEANRLFSKFVENNYFSWIKNPENNAPLMSQHVLKRRVIPMAETSDVPVFFILIDNLRFDQWKVIEPVISELFRVTEEDSYFSILPTATQYARNSLFAGLMPADIEKMHPKWWVNDDDEGGKNLHEEDLLKDQISRLRKNIKSSYTKITNLDAGKELVDNIPNLFGNKLNVIVYNFVDMLSHARTDMQVIRELADDEPAYRSITLSWIEHSPLLEALKRIAQKNVKLIITTDHGTIRVKEPSKIIGDRNTNTNLRYKQGKNLNYEKRDVFEVKNPNDALLPRLNVSTAFVFAKQDKFFAYPNNFNYYVNHYRNTFQHGGISLEEMIVPFISLVNK; encoded by the coding sequence ATGGAAAAACAACGCATACTTTGGGCTGATGATGAAATAGATTTATTAAGGCCACACATTTTATTTCTTAATGATAAAGGTTATGAAACTGTTACCGCAAACAGTGGGACAGATGCATTGGAAATTTTCAAGAAGGAACTATTCGATATAGTTTTCTTAGATGAGAATATGCCAGGGCTCAGTGGTATAGAAACGATGCTACGTATAAAAAGTATCAATAGTAATATTCCTGTTGTTCTCATTACCAAGAGTGAAGAAGAGTCTATTATGGAAGACGCAATTGGTTCACAGATTGCCGACTATCTGATTAAACCTGTTAACCCGAATCAGATTTTGTTATCACTGAAAAAGAATCTCGATAACAAGCGATTAATCAGTGAGAAAACAAACACGCAATATCAACAGGAATTCAGGCAGATAGGCATGATGCTTGGTGACAGGCTAGGGCATGCAGAGTGGGCAGAGTTGTATAAAAAACTGGTTTATTGGGAGTTGCAGCTCGATAAAGTTCGTGATGAAAGCATGTCAGAAATTCTGATTCAGCAGAAAGAAGAAGCTAACAGGTTGTTTTCGAAATTTGTTGAAAATAACTATTTCAGTTGGATAAAAAATCCGGAAAACAATGCACCTCTCATGTCGCAACATGTGCTTAAACGCAGAGTTATTCCAATGGCAGAGACATCTGATGTTCCTGTTTTTTTTATTCTGATTGATAACCTGCGTTTCGATCAGTGGAAAGTTATTGAACCTGTGATTAGCGAACTCTTCCGAGTAACAGAAGAAGATTCTTATTTCAGTATTCTGCCAACAGCCACACAATATGCACGAAACAGTTTGTTTGCTGGACTTATGCCTGCCGATATTGAGAAAATGCATCCAAAATGGTGGGTAAATGATGACGATGAAGGAGGTAAAAATTTACATGAAGAAGATTTGCTAAAAGATCAGATCAGTCGCTTAAGAAAAAATATTAAATCCTCTTATACCAAAATCACGAATCTGGATGCAGGAAAGGAGTTGGTTGACAATATTCCGAATTTGTTTGGAAACAAACTCAATGTTATTGTTTACAACTTTGTGGATATGCTTTCACATGCACGTACAGACATGCAGGTAATTCGTGAACTGGCAGATGATGAACCCGCTTATCGCTCTATTACACTTTCCTGGATTGAACATTCGCCATTACTTGAGGCATTGAAGCGTATAGCACAGAAAAATGTAAAGCTTATTATTACAACCGATCACGGCACTATCAGAGTTAAAGAGCCATCAAAAATAATTGGTGACAGAAACACCAATACCAACCTGCGTTATAAGCAAGGCAAGAATCTGAACTATGAAAAGCGTGATGTTTTTGAAGTAAAAAACCCTAATGATGCACTGTTGCCACGTCTGAATGTGAGTACTGCATTTGTTTTTGCTAAACAAGATAAATTTTTCGCATATCCCAATAATTTCAATTATTACGTAAACCATTATCGAAATACGTTTCAGCATGGAGGCATTTCGCTTGAAGAAATGATTGTACCTTTTATTTCATTGGTTAACAAATGA
- a CDS encoding DNA topoisomerase IV subunit B yields the protein MSKKATHNYTEESIQSLDWKEHIRLRPGMYIGKLGDGSSRDDGIYVLLKEVIDNSIDEYVMGYGKKIDVIVENGSVTVRDYGRGIPLGKVVDCVSKINTGGKYDSQAFQKSVGLNGVGTKAVNALSTYFKVQSVREGKTTIAEFERGELKKQQKEKSCDLADGTLISFIPDNEVFIDYKFNHEFIERMLNNYAFLNVGLTLNFNGKEFFSQNGLLDLLKANLSEEVLYPAIHLKDNDIEIAFTHTPSYGEEYFSFVNGQHTTQGGTHLAAFREAVVKTVREFYKKEFDPSDVREGIEAAVSIRIQEPVFESQTKTKLGSQNTYPNGPSLRNWINDFVKTNLDNYLHKHPETAEIWLKKIQQSERERKEIAGIKKLANERAKKANLHNKKLRDCRTHLNSKSPERFESTLFITEGDSASGSITISRDVNTQAVFSLKGKPLNCFGLTKKIVYENEEFNLMQNALNIEDGLEELRYNRIVIATDADVDGMHIRLLLLTFFLQFFPELVKNNHVYILQTPLFRVRNKKETIYCYSEQERVAAIEKLGSKPEITRFKGLGEISPDEFKNFIGRKMRLEPVRIEGEGSVQHLLEYYMGKNTPDRQDFIIRNLKLEEELEPEIAEA from the coding sequence ATGTCAAAAAAAGCTACACATAATTACACCGAAGAAAGTATTCAAAGTTTAGACTGGAAAGAGCATATCCGCCTCAGACCGGGAATGTATATTGGAAAACTAGGTGATGGCTCTTCGCGCGATGATGGTATTTACGTTTTACTGAAAGAGGTGATTGATAATTCCATTGATGAATATGTGATGGGATATGGGAAAAAGATTGATGTTATTGTAGAAAACGGAAGTGTTACTGTTAGAGATTACGGGCGTGGTATCCCATTAGGAAAAGTTGTGGACTGTGTTTCTAAAATAAATACCGGTGGAAAATACGATTCACAGGCATTTCAGAAATCTGTTGGACTTAATGGTGTAGGTACTAAAGCTGTAAATGCACTTTCCACATATTTTAAAGTTCAGAGTGTAAGAGAAGGCAAAACTACCATTGCAGAATTTGAAAGAGGCGAATTAAAAAAACAGCAAAAAGAAAAATCATGCGATCTTGCTGATGGCACACTTATTAGTTTTATTCCCGATAATGAAGTGTTTATTGATTATAAATTCAACCATGAGTTTATAGAAAGAATGTTGAACAACTATGCATTCCTGAATGTAGGTTTAACGTTAAATTTCAACGGTAAAGAATTCTTTTCACAAAACGGATTGCTTGATTTGTTGAAGGCAAATCTGAGTGAAGAGGTGCTCTACCCTGCCATTCATCTAAAAGATAATGATATTGAAATTGCATTTACACACACACCAAGTTATGGAGAAGAGTATTTTTCATTTGTAAATGGACAGCATACCACACAGGGAGGAACACATCTTGCTGCATTTCGTGAAGCAGTAGTAAAAACGGTACGAGAGTTTTACAAAAAAGAATTTGACCCGAGTGATGTACGCGAAGGAATTGAGGCTGCTGTAAGTATTCGTATTCAGGAACCTGTTTTTGAGTCGCAGACAAAAACTAAATTAGGCTCACAAAACACTTATCCAAACGGTCCGTCTTTACGCAACTGGATTAACGATTTCGTTAAAACCAACCTCGATAATTACCTTCACAAACATCCTGAAACTGCAGAAATCTGGTTGAAAAAAATTCAACAAAGCGAGCGTGAAAGAAAAGAAATAGCAGGTATTAAAAAACTTGCTAACGAACGTGCTAAGAAGGCAAACCTGCACAATAAGAAATTACGTGATTGTCGCACACACCTCAACTCCAAGTCACCTGAAAGGTTTGAGTCAACACTATTTATTACAGAGGGCGACTCGGCAAGTGGTTCAATAACCATATCACGTGATGTAAATACACAAGCCGTTTTCAGCTTAAAAGGCAAACCTTTGAACTGCTTCGGTCTCACCAAAAAAATTGTTTACGAAAACGAAGAGTTTAATCTGATGCAAAATGCATTAAACATTGAAGACGGGCTTGAAGAGTTACGCTACAACCGTATTGTAATAGCTACCGATGCCGATGTTGACGGAATGCATATCAGACTGTTGCTCCTGACTTTTTTCTTACAATTTTTTCCTGAATTGGTAAAAAATAACCACGTGTATATTTTACAAACACCACTTTTCAGAGTGAGAAATAAAAAAGAAACCATTTATTGCTACAGTGAGCAAGAGCGTGTTGCTGCAATAGAAAAACTAGGTAGCAAACCTGAGATTACGCGTTTCAAAGGTCTTGGAGAAATTTCACCTGATGAATTTAAAAATTTCATAGGTCGTAAAATGCGCCTCGAGCCTGTGCGTATTGAAGGCGAAGGCTCCGTTCAGCATTTATTAGAATATTACATGGGCAAAAACACACCCGACAGACAAGATTTTATTATCCGCAACCTTAAACTTGAAGAAGAATTAGAACCTGAAATTGCAGAAGCATAA
- a CDS encoding transposase has translation MKIVNANMIYGKYGIYYLVKTGCQWRQLSNDFPQWQIVYYYYQRWQEQGVYDKVLEKIRNQTRVEMGQKADASTGIIDSQSVRSANNKSLMSIDGNKKVKGIKRHVEVDKNGWLLTVMVSVAHVHDSKAAELLMRKLKENHVGH, from the coding sequence ATGAAAATCGTAAACGCAAACATGATTTACGGCAAGTATGGAATATATTATTTGGTAAAAACAGGCTGTCAATGGAGGCAATTATCCAATGATTTTCCACAGTGGCAGATAGTTTATTACTACTACCAAAGATGGCAAGAGCAGGGAGTATATGATAAAGTATTAGAAAAAATACGCAATCAAACCAGAGTTGAAATGGGTCAAAAAGCAGATGCAAGCACCGGCATAATAGATAGCCAAAGTGTACGCAGTGCCAACAACAAATCGCTCATGAGCATAGACGGCAATAAGAAAGTAAAGGGCATTAAACGGCATGTGGAGGTAGACAAAAATGGATGGTTACTTACGGTAATGGTAAGCGTTGCACATGTACATGACAGCAAAGCAGCCGAACTACTCATGCGCAAACTCAAAGAAAACCATGTGGGGCATTAA
- a CDS encoding alanine dehydrogenase produces the protein MTTAPKSGGMFSSESVLLPRESMLEVQKTKREVLIGIPKEISFQEHRIALTPDSVAVLTSNGHQVMVETSAGDSANFTDTDYSEAGARIVYSAKEVYSADIIIKIAAPTNDELELMHDKQTLFSVLQVNMQSKDFFLKMAKKKITAIGYEYMKDDSSLMPVIQAMSEIVGRTSILIASELLSNTTGGKGELLGGIAGVPPSEVVILGAGTVGENAARTAMGLGADVKIFDDNMYKLRRVIRNLGEHVFTSTLTQSTMLKALRTCDVAIGALHARTGRTPIVVTEEMVSEMKFGSVVIDVSIDQGGCFETSKATNHTQPTFREYGVVHYCVPNIASRVAKTASHALSNIFTPILLNVGEHGGLESLLWKDASFRSGVYLFRGTVTNKYVSDLYRLPFRDLNLLMASFTF, from the coding sequence ATGACAACTGCGCCAAAGAGTGGTGGAATGTTTTCTTCAGAATCGGTATTGCTTCCACGCGAAAGTATGCTCGAAGTTCAGAAGACAAAAAGAGAAGTGCTGATTGGTATTCCGAAAGAAATTTCATTTCAGGAACATCGTATTGCGTTGACACCCGATTCGGTAGCAGTGCTGACAAGTAATGGACATCAGGTAATGGTTGAAACCAGTGCCGGAGACTCTGCAAACTTTACTGATACAGATTATAGCGAAGCAGGTGCAAGAATTGTTTATAGTGCCAAAGAAGTTTATTCGGCTGACATTATTATTAAAATTGCAGCGCCTACCAATGATGAACTTGAATTAATGCACGATAAACAAACATTGTTTTCTGTATTGCAGGTTAATATGCAGAGCAAAGATTTCTTTCTGAAAATGGCCAAAAAGAAAATAACAGCCATTGGTTATGAATATATGAAAGACGACTCTTCACTGATGCCGGTAATACAAGCCATGAGCGAAATTGTGGGCCGTACTTCTATACTTATTGCATCCGAATTATTGAGCAACACGACAGGAGGAAAAGGGGAGTTGCTTGGAGGCATTGCAGGTGTACCTCCATCGGAAGTTGTTATTCTTGGTGCCGGCACAGTTGGTGAAAATGCTGCACGCACAGCCATGGGTCTTGGTGCCGATGTCAAAATTTTTGATGACAATATGTATAAACTCAGACGTGTAATCAGAAATCTTGGCGAACATGTCTTTACCAGTACACTGACGCAGTCCACCATGCTAAAAGCACTGCGTACTTGTGATGTTGCCATTGGCGCATTACATGCAAGAACAGGACGCACACCAATTGTAGTGACAGAAGAGATGGTAAGCGAAATGAAATTCGGTTCCGTAGTGATAGATGTCAGCATAGATCAGGGTGGATGTTTCGAAACGTCTAAGGCAACCAACCACACGCAGCCTACTTTCAGAGAGTATGGTGTGGTGCATTATTGTGTACCTAATATCGCAAGCCGTGTAGCTAAAACAGCTTCACATGCATTGAGTAATATATTTACTCCCATTCTGTTGAATGTTGGTGAGCATGGAGGACTTGAAAGTTTGTTGTGGAAAGATGCTTCTTTTCGTTCTGGTGTTTATCTGTTCAGAGGTACAGTAACCAATAAATACGTCAGTGATTTGTACCGTTTGCCTTTTCGTGATTTGAACTTACTCATGGCAAGTTTTACATTTTAA